The genomic segment GCACGGGGCACCTGTAAGGCACGTGCGCGAGAGGCGAGGAAGGCAGGAACTCGCAGCCATGAGAGCACGTAACCAAGAAAAGCGTGAGGAGTTCCCATTTTCTTCTCGGACCCGTCGAATCGAGAGTGTGTGCGGCTGGTAAGGCGTCAGGCCCAAAAACCAGTTTGAGCCTCGGCCAACCACATTCCAGCTACTCCAGTAACAGGCTATCGTAGACAAGTCTGCTTGTACCGTTCGGGTTGCTCTCTTCGAATCGGTTGTGGAAGTCATCCGGTTGTAGAGCCATTGTATCACGAACACGAAGTCAAGTAGAGGTCTGGTTCTACCCCTTGCTTTCCTTTTGCAGGGCCGGAAGATGGGTGATCAGCCGCCCTTCCTTGACCGGTCTGATTCGCAATCTTTCACGATTATTCATAGCGTTAGATTCAGGTAGCGTTGCATTTCTCCTCCGTGTCCTCGCAGAATTAAAAGGATTATATCGTCGATGAGCAGCACAAGACACCAGCACGATTGACCAAGAGCATGATCGGAGTTCTGATGGCGCCGACGGCCAAACGAAATGGATGGATTCTTCAAGGCACTATGGTCGCGGATAATCCAGATCGGTGTGCAATATGCTATACTGCTGGGTATGTGTGCACAACACTGTTGATCCCCAATATCTCAAAGCTGCTGTCTTCTGCTTTCTGTGTTCTATCACTCTAGACCTCCGTTTGTCCCGTGTGGCCGTCTCGTCCCACTCCCAACTGCCGTCTCATCAAGTTCGCTCGACTGCCAGGTCGATATAGGCTCACGTTCAATGTGACAGCTTCTTGAATATTCGGTCTCCCAGATTGCTCCTCAGTATTCCAATGGCATGGCGAAGTGTTCTGCACCTAAGTACGCCAGACTTGTATGTCAGGCGGAGCTCCAGCGCACGATGCTGTCCCTCAATCCTGAGCCCAAGATGGCTCGAAGTGGGCGCTGAGGCTCTGTCTAGGGGGTGCTGTTTGCAAATTGTTTGCTTTCAACGGGCGTGGATATGCATCCGCCAGATCTTTGCGGGGCCGTCATGCCACATCGTACAGTCCAACCGGCGGGCAAGATCTGATTTGGGCCAGATCTTAGTGCTTCACTATGCGTGGAACGTGATCCTGCTTCATCCAGGGTTTTCTGTCCGATCTGGCATCACAGTCTCCGTCGACCCAGTATCAGAGCCGCGAGAGGACGGAGGCGCACTCCCATAGCCCTCAATCAGCGATGCAACCCTGCTATACCcagcctcctgctcctgctcttcacgATCATCATTTGCTCCTCCATCCGAAATCGAAGAAGCCCTCGTTGATTGTCACTCATCCAGCTCCAACAACTTCCTCAAAACCTTGACTTCGGCATGATTTCTGTAATTCTTCATCCGATGACACCAAATCGCTTGTCCATCTTCAAACAAAAACTCGCCTCCAATCTGGAAGGGATTCCCGCCTCGAATCACATCCCTCTTCCGAATACCCTCAGGATCGCCCAAGCTTTGTTTGATCTGCTTGACTTGTCCGTTCGCCCACGCGACAGGGCTGATATCTTGCATGTACTCGGGTCGCGAGCTTCCGATATTGAAACTGATATTCATTCCTAGCTTTCTGAAGAGCATTCTCGAAGGGTCCGCGAACATCGGGAAGGGACAGTTCGTGAACTTTTTGTAGTGCGCAATCAAATCAGGTTTGCCGCATCCGATTACAATGATTGATGTGGGGATTGGGATCGAGAAGTATTCTCGCATGCTGATCGATTCTGTGAGAGCTTGGAGGTATGCTTGACAAGCTCCACAGTAGAAATGCCGCACGAAAATGATCAACTGTCGTTGATGTGTAGCTGTCGCGGGATCGTAGAGCGAGCCGAAGGGCATGCCTTTCCCCTCCGCATTGTATATCGGAATATCGTGAACTGCTGCGAGGGTCGCTCGATCGGGACATTCGTCTGAGACCGCTGCACCAATATCGTCATCGGAGTGAAATCGAGCGAACCAATCGTCGGGAGAGACAACATCCAGTTGCTTGTCTCTCGTTGTTGAGCCTGCGTCCCCCGACACGATCGAGGGCGCTGATGTTGCCGTGGTCTCCATCGTCTGGTTTGAGAAGACAGAATCGGCAGCGGTGTGCCTCGAGAActtgctgaagctgctgtaATTGGTGCCAGCACTGTTGGGCGTCGTGGGACTGGCAGCCGATGTGTGGTTGGTCTTCACTGTCCTGACCTCTGGAGGAGGATTGTATGGTTTCTCGAAGCGAGATGCGCCCACCGGAGATACATCTCGAATGGCACTATTCGCCCTCCCTCGGTCGTGTGAGCTCATGTCTGCCACCAGCGACATATGGGTCGGAGAAGGATACAGAAAGGAAAAGATGGTGGGAGAGCTGTGTGACAGAGA from the Cercospora beticola chromosome 9, complete sequence genome contains:
- a CDS encoding uncharacterized protein (antiSMASH:Cluster_1), yielding MSSHDRGRANSAIRDVSPVGASRFEKPYNPPPEVRTVKTNHTSAASPTTPNSAGTNYSSFSKFSRHTAADSVFSNQTMETTATSAPSIVSGDAGSTTRDKQLDVVSPDDWFARFHSDDDIGAAVSDECPDRATLAAVHDIPIYNAEGKGMPFGSLYDPATATHQRQLIIFVRHFYCGACQAYLQALTESISMREYFSIPIPTSIIVIGCGKPDLIAHYKKFTNCPFPMFADPSRMLFRKLGMNISFNIGSSRPEYMQDISPVAWANGQVKQIKQSLGDPEGIRKRDVIRGGNPFQIGGEFLFEDGQAIWCHRMKNYRNHAEVKVLRKLLELDE